Proteins encoded together in one Pongo abelii isolate AG06213 chromosome 8, NHGRI_mPonAbe1-v2.0_pri, whole genome shotgun sequence window:
- the RPP38-DT gene encoding LOW QUALITY PROTEIN: putative uncharacterized protein RPP38-DT (The sequence of the model RefSeq protein was modified relative to this genomic sequence to represent the inferred CDS: deleted 1 base in 1 codon): MESLQTPQHHENQDKREKECGVKHMPMGNNAGTLEPEKRKAVRVALSSATAAQNIPSSVHCGCSKQWRLKLPSESLQNRGQVMKRPNNILKLRNLDLLIYPWPELRRRQVASDLMSLLLLPAFSGLTWAPFLFLFTYLPPFLNLLTVRFVSYFVV, translated from the exons ATGGAATCCCTGCAGACTCCCCAGCACCACGAAAATCAAGATAAAAGGGAGAAGGAGTGTGGGGTAAAACACATGCCTATGGGCAATAATGCAGGGACTCTTGAG CCCGAGAAGAGAAAGGCAGTAAGAGTTGCCTTGAGTTCAGCAACAGCTGCCCAGAATATCCCGTCCAGTGTCCACTGTGGCTGCTCCAAGCAATGGAGACTAAAGTTACCATCGGAGTCGCTGCAAAATCGGGGACAAGTGATGAAGCGGCCGAATAACATTTTAAAGCTCAGGAATCTGGATCTGTTGATCTACCCTTGGCCAGAACTTAGAAGACGGCAGGTTGCTTCTGACCTAATgagcctcctccttctccccgcTTTTTCCGGCCTCACTTGGGcccccttccttttcctctttacaTATCTGCCTCCTTTTCTCAATCTCCTCACTGTTCGTTTTGTTTCCTATTTTGTGGTATAg
- the RPP38 gene encoding ribonuclease P protein subunit p38, with translation MAAAPQAPGRGSVRKTRPLVVKTSLNNPYIIRWSALESEDMHFILQTLEDRLKAIGLQKIEDKKKKNKTPFLKKESREKCSIAVDISENLKEKKTDAKQQVSGWTPAHVRKQLAIGVNEVTRALERSELLLVLVCKSVKPAMITSHLIQLSLSRSVPACQVPRLSERIAPVIGLKCVLALGFKKNTTDFVDEVRAIIPRVPSLSVPWLQDRIEDSGENLETEPLESQDRELLDTSFEDLSKPKRKLADGQQASVTLQPLKIKKLIPNPSKIRKPPKSKKATPK, from the coding sequence ATGGCTGCAGCTCCTCAAGCACCGGGGCGGGGATCTGTCCGTAAGACGAGACCTCTGGTTGTGAAGACGTCGTTGAACAACCCATACATCATCCGCTGGAGCGCTCTGGAGAGCGAGGATATGCACTTCATCCTACAGACGCTTGAGGATAGGCTTAAAGCTATTGGACTTCAGAAGATTgaagataagaagaaaaagaacaaaacaccttttctgaaaaaagaaagcagagagaaatgcAGCATTGCTGTTGATATTAGTGAGAATctgaaggagaagaaaacagaTGCTAAGCAGCAAGTGTCAGGGTGGACGCCTGCACACGTCAGGAAGCAGCTTGCCATTGGCGTTAACGAAGTTACCAGAGCCCTGGAAAGGAGTGAACTGCTCTTAGTTCTGGTGTGTAAATCAGTCAAGCCTGCCATGATCACCTCACACTTGATTCAGTTAAGCCTAAGCAGAAGTGTCCCTGCCTGTCAGGTCCCCCGGCTCAGTGAGAGGATCGCCCCCGTCATTGGCTTAAAATGTGTTCTAGCCTTGGGGTTCAAAAAGAACACCACTGACTTTGTGGATGAAGTAAGAGCCATCATCCCCAGAGTCCCCAGTTTAAGTGTACCATGGCTTCAAGACAGAATCGAAGATTCTGGGGAAAATTTAGAGACTGAACCTCTGGAAAGCCAAGACAGGGAGCTTTTGGACACTTCATTTGAAGATCTGTCAAAACCTAAGAGAAAGCTTGCTGATGGTCAGCAGGCTTCTGTAACATTACAGCCccttaaaataaagaaactgattCCAAACCCTAGTAAGATAAGGAAACCACCCAAAAGTAAAAAAGCTACTCCAAAGTAA